In the Nitrospirota bacterium genome, GAGCGCAAGACCACCGATATCAGCCGGCAGGATGAGACCGGCTTTAAAACATGATCGATATGCGTGATCGCGGAAGATCAAACGCTGCCTTCAGGAGTCCGGCCATTCTATGGAAAAACCTTCGTACGCGGATGCAGCGCACGTAGTCACGTGCGGTTTGCCGCCGCTTTCCTTCCCCGTCTTTGCATACCGTCTGAGAGAACTTTTGCTCGCCTGCCGCGCTGTCTCAGAGAGCGTATACGCAAACCCTCTGCATCTTTGACCTTGCTGCTTCAAAATGCCTCCATTTATATAATCCTTAAGGCTCCTTGACAGCAGGAATCACGGGCTCTACACTTGAAACAAGTTAGGAATCATTCTGACCCGGAAACGCCTCACAACACCGAACGTAATCACAATCTTGACAGCGGGTTGCAGGGAGTTCTGATCGAAACAGATCCCGCGATAGGCGGGACTTCTGAGCTCACTTTTTGTGTTTTATTCGAGCACGCGGAAGAAGGGCCTTTTGCGCATTGCATCACCCCCGAACTTCATTTGACTTGAAGACATCCAAGGATCAATAAGGAAGACATCATGAAAAAGGTCATCCTGCTCACCACCTTCGGCGGCCCCGAAGCAAAGGCCGAAGTCGCCGAGCCGCCCATGGGCTTCAACGGGAAGGCCGGCCGCATGAAATATGCCCATCCCAATGACGACTATGTACAGGCCGGCGACCTCTACCGCAAGGTCATGACGGACATTGACCGGGATCACGTGAGCGGCAACATCGTGGATTTACCTGCACGGCGCGCAGAAGCGCATCCAACTGCGCCAGGCTGCCGTATTCTACAAGATTCTACAAGACCGGATCCCGATTATGGACGACGGGTTGCTGAAGGACTGAAGTTGGACGCGAAAGAGGTCGAACGCCTGGCGAAGATGTCCCAGGAAGAGAGGGCAATGGCAACCAGATGATCCCCCGCCGTGAAGCCCGCCGCGGAAACGAGCGTTGGGCTTCACCGGCCTGTTTTTCTTACATTACCTGCAGCACGGCTCCCGGGGCGATTGTACTCCAGCGGAACGCCGGTACATCGGAGACGCATTCCATGAATCGAAGGTCCGGCGAAGATCGACGAAAATTCAATGACCCGCAATTCAAAGGTCCCGAACGCAGGAGCGGGAAAGACAGGAGATCCGTGCGGGACCGAAGAAAATCGGGGCAATCATCCTGATAGATTGACAGCCGCATTCCCCCGGCTGTCGGTGCAGCAATAAAAGGCCTTCCGGAGATCCCGGAAGGCCTTGCTCGTTCATATCATTGAGGCATTACCACAGCGGCAGCATAGCGATGTCAGCCGTATCGTTCCCCGTGCGGAGATCGACGATCGTGGGGATCCCTATCGACCGGTACGTGCCGGTCGGAGCGCTTGATAACCAGCCAACCGCATCAATGCCATAGAATGCACCAGGAAGCGGCGTTCCGGTAGAGCCTCCAGCAAGATTCGACAGCGTGTAAGCACTGGAACCTGTTCCTGTCATCTGGCTATCAACGCGGATGGCGTCAACGATCATGCCTCCATTCACGGCAAAGAGCAGGCCGCGGTCCATCTTAGCGTTCATCTTGCCCGGATTACTCATGACAATCGAGCCCGTGACGCTGTTGCCCTTATAGGGAGAAACGACCGTGAGCGGTGTCGGGAATGAAACGGTCGTGGTTGCCGCGCTCACGAGTGTTGACGTGCTGCGGCTATATAATATGGCTCCGGCCACGGCGGTAAAATTCCCCGCGCCCTCAACGGGATCGGTCGTCGTCAGTGCGGATACCAGGCCACTGCTGATGTATGTACCTACATGAACAGGGTCGGCGGATAGTGCAAAGGTCTGTTTGAAACCGCCATACAATGGATTGAAATGCCTGAACCGGATCTCATAAGGATACTCGCCCGCGTTGGGAAGGGTCTGGTAAAATTGCACCCACGCGCCCGTCGGGGATGCGATGGCACCTGCTACCGTGTAGTCCGGGTTGGTAGCCGTCATCATCGTGATCAATCCGAGATCGGTCGCAGTAGACGGCGTTGTGCCCCTCGTAACAGGCACGCCCTTGATGATCACGGTCTGGTGGCCAAGGCCTCGTACGACGATATCGTACGTCTTCGTCGCTGCTGAGATCGGATACAGGACGAAGTTGCCGGAGGCATCAGGCATGGTCCATCTCTGAATCGCGTGATACGTGGAGGTGCCATCAGTGACCAGTTTCTCGGCCTTGATCACAAAGTCAGGCGTGGTGAGCGATCCGGAAGATGAGATCTGCCCCTTTATCGCTCCCGCCTTATCAAGGTCGAAGTAGGCGAGGCGGGGCTTCAGAACATAATCCAACCCCTCATGGAATTCGACGATGTCCTCACCCGCGTCAAAGTCGATGGCAAGCCTGAGGGTGCCCCCGAAAGTAATATTGAACGCGCCGATAAGCGAGATCCCGTGGTCGAAATCCGGGACGAACAGAGGATAGGTATTCCCTCCGACGACAACGTAATTATGATACGTGCCCGCCGGCAGCGTTGAATCGTATGTCGGCTCAAGGAAAATCCTGATCTGCCGGTAAGTCCCTATCGGCAGTTGGATGTTGCTCCAGAGCGCCTGCATGTTGCCGTTCGCGAGGCTGAGCAGGTCAATCGTCACCGGGGTGGTAAGCGGATACCTGAGCCAGTCGCCCGCACGGGGATCGGCGACATCGCTCGCATGGAACCAGATATCCTTCACCGTTATGTAGACATGGTCAAAATCTCCTGGGGCGTCCGTAACGCTGACGGTTGCGGCGCCCGTGGGCATAACGACAGCACCGCCTCCACCTCCACCGCCGCATGCCTGCAATACAAGAACGAAGAGCGTTATTAGAATTAAAGAATAATATTCTCGAGATTTCATCATACCCTCCTGAAAGACTGGTTTCTCGGCGGGGACTGAAAAAATCCCGCCCGGCCCTGAAGAAGCCCTGGTAATATTCACCTCACGTTTGAAACATCTTGCACGGAATCACCTCCTCGCCCGTTGAGAAAAACAATGTTTGGTAGTAAGACACGGTATGGCATACGAAGTTTAATAAGCATATGATTATCCCTCGAGCGGCTCTAGAAAATTGAGACATCGTTGAATTAACAGCGCAATTGGATGCTGGTAAGCACCGACTACGCTCTCCGCCAATAAAAAAGGGACGGCGAGCCTGCCGTCCCTTCGTGAATGTTGTGTCCGTTCAGGCTATTTTCCTCTTTCGCCGGCCTCAATGCCTTTTCGCGTCTGCTCAATGGCTTTATGGACCAGTTCAAGTGCCTTCTCGCGATGCCCGCCTTTGTTGTGTTCAGCCACTTCCAGCTCCACCTTCGCTTTCTTCAATGCTTCCAGGGCAGCGATCATGTGCGGCTGATGAATCGCAGCCCAGCTGCCTGCCGTGCCGCCAATAAGAAATCCGACGATCAAAGCAATTACGATTTTTTTTGCCATACGCCCTCCTTTTCCTGGAAAATTTACCCTCCATTATATCACATGCTATAAGGTTGAACGTTGGGAACCGCCTCCATCCTCTTCACAGAGAATCCCTGCCTGAACACCACTTCATTGCTTCTTCCCGTGACAGCTGGTCTTCGCTCATTGCCGCAATAAAGCTGGCTTTCCGTTCATGCGGCTTATTCACTATTGTTTCATTATCGGTGTAATGCCCAAACGCAATCTGGTTATTTCACCAAAATACCGGATAAGGAAAATCACGACAGCATTCCAACTGACTGATTTCCTGCGGCATTCATTATGGTATTTGAGTTGCATTTAAGTGCATTCAAGTGAACGCAATAGCGCTCAAACTCGTCATGGGGCGAGTGATTAATAAATACTCAATTTTAGTCAACCTGAGGAAAGGTGAATGATGCAAATGAACAATAGACACAGGATCAAGTATGCAGTGCTGATTACCACCCTGATGGCCCTCTGTTTTCTCGCGGCAAACGCTCTTGCCGTGCCGATCGGGGTCAAACTCACGTTCGATGGAAAAGGCGCTGGAGCTGTTGTTTTTGATGGAACCCTTCATGCCAGTAAGGGCCTCACCTGTGCCGACTGCCATGACCGGCAGGGCCTCATCCCTGCGATGTTCGAAATGAAGAGGAATACGAGTTTCATCTCCATGAGAAAAATAGAAATGGGCATGTCCTGCGGCAATTGCCATCACGTTTCCATGTCCGATCCATCGAGCTGTTCGTACTGCCATCGCAAGAGATGAGACTCTGTAAGCGGTGCGGCGCATCTTGCAGCGTACTCATATTCTGTTTTCATTCACCTGCGGGGGGGGGGCGAACCATGTTAAGCAGAGTAAAACTTGGAATCAGACGGCCTTACGACAGCGAGTCGCGCAATTTTCAGATGCCGGCCATATCCGGACCAATGCCGCGTTTGTGGATGGTCCTGCTGGTCATTACTCTTCCTTTGTTCGTCATGGGTGTCGATTTTTTTGAGAAAATGGAAAGATCGGGACCAATGGGCGCAGTCATTGCGGACACCCTTTTGCCGGCGTCCAGCATCGGCTATCTGATGTTAATCTATATTCTGAAAAAGCGAAAAATATAGACCACAAGCTTGCAGGCGGGCAATGCATTTCGTCCGCACGCATCTACTGCTCTTTCGTTCCACCTTGCATACAATTCTTCCTTGGTCAGATGGGGCTCTATCCCAAAGAGCTTCAGGAGCGTAAATTCCGTGCGCTGCCTTCCTTCCTGAGCGGTCGGTTCCCATCTCTGATACAAGGCTTTCTCCATTGAGCATCGCCTGATGTTCCTTCCTTCTCCTCTTCTTTGCCTGTGCCTGAACAGTGCTATATTTGTTCATAAAAAAATCCCCGGTTTTAATAATGCGAAATATTTCAAAAAATATCATTGTTTCTTAGCCTCGAAGGTGGATAATGAAGGTTGGGCGCTTACAAGCCTATGCACATCCTCAGACTTTATTATTAGTGCGGGCCTGGCGTGCAATTCTTATAAAGGAGTGAACATGAAATTACTGCTCGTCTATCCCAAGTACCCCACTACCTTCTGGAGTTTTAAATACGCATTGAAGTTCATCTCCAAGAAGGCGAGCCTGCCGCCGCTCGGGTTGTTGACCGTGGCCGCCATGCTGCCTGCCGAATGGGAGCAGCGTCTTGTCGATCTGAACGTGAAGCATCTGACCGATGCCGATCTCCGCTGGGCCGATTACGTGCTGGTGAGCGCCATGTCCATCCAGAAAGAGTCTGCCCTGTCGGTCATTGCCCGGTGCAAAGCGCTCGGTGTCAGAGTGATCGCCGGCGGACCGTTGTTCACGGCCAACCCCGAAGACTTCGACGGCGTGGACCATCTGGTGCTGAACGAGGCTGAGATCACGCTCCCGCTCTTCCTCGAGGACCTCGGGAATGACAAGGCGAAGCGTATCTACACCTCTCCCCAATGGGCAAATCTCGCTGCCACGCCCGCGCCCCGGGTCGACCTGCTGAACATGCGCAAGTACGCCTCCATGAACATCCAGTATTCCCGGGGCTGTCCCTTTGACTGCGACTTCTGCAACATCACCGTGCTCTACGGCCGCGTGCCGCGAACGAAGAGCGCGGACCAGGTCATCGCCGAGCTCAATGCGCTCTATGCCCGTGGCTGGCGGAGAGGCGTGTTCATCGTGGACGACAATTTCATCGGTAACAAGGGCAAGCTCAAGAAGGAGGTGCTCCCGGCCCTCATCGGATGGATGGAGGAGCGCAAACACCCCTTCACGCTGTATACCGAGGTTTCGATCAACCTTGCAGACGACGAGGAGCTGATGAGGCTCATGGTCAAGGCGGGGTTCGACCAGGTGTTCGTGGGCATCGAGTCACCGAACGACGAAAGCCTCGCGGAATGCAGCAAGCTCCAGAACCGGAACCGCGACCTTATCGCAAGCGTCCGGAAGATCCAGAAGGCCGGCCTCGAGGTCCAGGCCGGGTTTATCGTGGGGTTCGACAAGGACCCAGCGTCGATCTTCGAGCGCCTGATCGGTTTCATCCAGGAAAGCGGGATCGTGACCGCCATGGTGGGGCTCCTGAACGCGCCGCACGGCACCAAGCTCTACAGCCGCATGAAACAGGAAGGACGCCTTACGAGGGCAGCGACCGGCGACAATACGGACTTCTCCATCAACTTCGTCCCGAAGATGAGCAGCGAGGCCCTGCTGAACGGCTACCGCTCGATCCTCAACACGATCTACTCGCCGAAGCACTACTACGCGAGGGTGAAGAAGTTCCTCAAGGAGTATCGCCCCGCAACAAAGGCGCGGAGCTTCCGACCCCAGTTCAGCTACATCATGGCCGGGTTCAAGTCCGTGGTGCGCCTCGGCATTATCGGACGGGAGCGGTACTACTACTGGAAACTGTTCTTCTGGTCCCTGTTCAGAAAACCGAGGCTCTTCCCGCTCGCCATCACCCTGTCTATCTACGGGTTCCATTTCCGCAAGGTATTCGCGAGTCATGAGAAGACGCTGAGGGCGGCCGCGCTGAGGTAAAGAAAACTTCGCCGTGTCATGCCTGCGCCGGCACTCCCCCGCAGGCAGTTTAAACTTTTGCCGAATAAGTTCCGGCGAGCCCGGGAATCGAGGTGATGACGGAAAGACTGATAGAGGAATACTGATTTTTCTGGAGTATGATTTCAGGGAAGAGGAGTGAGAATCTCCCGCTGCCCCGCAGCCGTGAAGGGAACGAAAGCCCAACGATAAGCCACTGTCATGAGTAACATCATGGTGGGAAGGCGGGTGAGTAGGATCGAGCCCGAAGCCGGAAGACCTCAGGAACGACTATTCTCGCGGGAGGAATGACAACCATGAACTACAAGTTTTTCACGCACCAGGACTGCAGTTTTTATCCCTGCCACAACCTTCAGGAATGGAAATCCTGCCTCTTCTGCTGGTGTCCGCTGTATCTGCTCGATTGCGAAGGAGACTTCACCTACCGGAACGGCGTCAAGGACTGCTCGGACTGCGTCATTCCCCACACGGAGGAAGGATACGATTACGTCCTCGGAGTGGTGACCAGCAAGGTCTATGGCCGGTAAAACGTAAAGCAGGCAAGGCGTTTGGTAGAAGACCGATTGTCTGCGAGAAAATCGTCCTTCCCTTGTTTCACCTTACCTCACCTCATTACCAAAAAGCGCACAAACAGAAAAACGGCTCAGTAACGGGCGTCTTCTAAGATCTATACGGTGTCTTCCGCGATCGGGGCGAAGAGCGGACGCTAGCGGACAAAGTAGACGAGGGAGACGATAAGGCCGACAGCGATCACGATGCGCCGCAGCGCGGTGGGTTTGATCCTGCCGGCCATGCGCCCGCCCAGGGCGCCGCCCGCCAGGGCGCCGATGGCCATGATCAGCGCCGCGATCCACAGGACCTGGCCGGAAAAAAGAAAGAAGATCGCCGCGGCGATGTTGATGCTGAACGAGATGGCCTGTTTCAGCGCATTCAGCCGGGTGAGCGAATCATCCAAGACGAGCCCGATCACGGCCAGGACCATGACGCTCACGCCTGCTCCGAAATACCCCCCGTAGACGGCGGCGGGGGCCACGGGCAGTATCGCCATTGCTTCGTGCACGTGCCTGTGTCCTGTTCCGCTCATGCGGCCCGTCACCCAGGCGCGTATCCGGTCCTGGAACGCCAGCAGGACAACAGCGAGCAGGATGAGGTAAGGTATCAGGAGGCGGAACGTCTTGTCGCTCGTGTGCAGCAGCAGGACCCCGCCCGCGATCCCGCCCAGGACGCCCGAGGGAAGGAGATACCAGAGCCGCTTTCCCTGCCCCCTCAGGTCCTTCATCTGCGCGAAGGTCGCTCCGAGATACCCGGGGCAGAGAGCGACGGTGTTCGTCACGTTCGCGGCCACGGGAGGCACGCCGACGGCGGTCAGCATCGGGAACGTGATGAGCGTTCCTCCGCCGGCAAGGGCGTTCACGAGGCCGCCGGCAACGGCGGCCAGTCCTATGAGGAGAAGATCGAATCCCTGCATGAGGGGCCGGTTCCTTCGAGAGCGCTTCGGCCGAGGAGCGGCCGGGTAGATGGCCCGGCGCCGCTGCCGGTTCTCTCGCACTTGCTTGTAAGGAAGTGGACGTGATACGGGCCGGGACAGAAAGGGGAGCGCCCCTCAGAGGAACAGCCCTTCCACGATCGAGGCGTTCACCTGGTGGATCCATTTCATGATGCGGTGCCGGATGTCGTCCTTGAGGTCGTCGAAGCCGAGTCCCACGGCGTACTGACGGTCCTGCTTCCGGGCATGGAGCACCGTAGCGCGCACGGTGATGGTGCCCACCTCGATCAGGTTCAGCGTGACGCTCAGTTTCGACCCGATGCCGATCGGAGTCGGAACGTCCATCAGGCAGCCCGCCGGGCTGATGTTCTTCAGCACTGCCTTGTTCGTTTCATCGGCAAACCCTTCCAGCCAGTAGGTCACGGGGATGTCCACTGTCTTCCTCATGTACCTCCGGGCTCCGCCGGCGACGAGGATCGGTTCCGCGATCCAGACGGGCTGGTTCTTCCCCTTGAGCGTGGCGGGCTCCAGTTCCTTCCAGCTTGCCTGATTGCCGATCGCCTCGGCCACCGCCTTGCTCATCAGCACCTGACCCGGCTTCGCGATGCCGCAGAGGCGGGCCGCGATGTTGATGTTGTCGCCGATGACCGTATAATCCATGTGGTCTTCCGCGCCCATGTTCCCCATGACCACGTCGCCGCTGTTCAGGCCGATGCCGATGCTCACGGTGGTCTCGCCGGCCGCGGCCCGGGCCTCGTTCAGCGAGGCGCAGCAGCGCTGCATCTCGAGGGCGGCGCGGACCGCGTTGATCTCCATGCCCGGACCGTCGAAAATGGCCATAACCTCGTCGCCCACGAACTTGTCGACGATCCCGCCCCACTGGTGCACGACGGCGGTCTGCAGGTTCAGATAAATGTTCATCAGGCTGACCACGTCCTCGGGGCTCATTTTTTCCGAAAGCGACGTGAAGCCTCGGGCGTCGGAGAACAGGGCTGTCACGTACTTCCGCTCCCCGCCCAGTTTCAGCTGCGTCACGTCCCGGTGCTCCTTGATGTTCAGGACCGTAGACTGGGAGAGATACTTCTCCATCAGAAGCTTCTCCCGGAGGCTCAGGATCATCTGGTTGAATACGCCGGTCACCTTGCCGATCTCGTCGCCCGATTGGACCGCAACCAGCTTCCGCAGGTCTCCCCGGGCAACGACCTGGATGCCTTCGGCCAGCGAATCCAGCGGCTTCGTCATGACCCGCGCGAGCGCGAAGGAGCCGAACAGTCCGGCGAGAATGAAGCCCAGCGCGGTCCAGAGGTACGTCCTCTTCTGCGCGGTGATGGCCTCGTTGAGCGCCTTCTGCGACAGGCCGACGCGGGCGATGCCGATCCTCAGGTTCTTGGTTTTCAGGATGATGGGGGCCGCAGCATCAAGGACCGACTCATTGTTGACATGCGTTTCCTGGAAAAGCACGATGTCGGACCTGAGGGCGGCCAGGTCGCCGGGCGCTCCGAGCATGATCCCCTTCTTGGAGTAGTCGCTGTGGGCGAAGACCCTGCCGTCATCGTCCGCGACCATGGCGTAGACCACGTCGTCCCGCTTCAGGATGTCCTCGATCGTGGAGGCGACAGGCAGCTCCTGCTTGGTCAGGAGCCCCTCCTTGCCCACGCTGGCAAGCTGATACGCAAGCGTGGCGGCGCGCCGCTTCATCTCCGTCCGCAGGATCGCGTTCTGGCGGGTAAAGGTCACGACGCCGAGCGTGACGACCGCAAGCGACAGGATGATGATGAGCGTACCCGCGATCTTGTAACGCACGCTGATGGATGACAGGAACCGGATCAACCGCGCCGTGAGGGACGGCGTGTCAGCCGCACTTCTGCCGGCCTGCTGCGAAGGAGAGGCCGGGATCTTTTTCACGGCTGGCTGTTTGGCGGAAGCCTGGCCCTGCGCCTCGGACGAGCCGTTGCCGCCGCTGTCGGGCGTTGGCGTCATTTCTTCTCGATCTCCTTCAGGGTCTTCAGGATCTGGTCGATCTTCCTGATATTCTCCTGCGCCTTCATACCCAGGCTGCTGTTCGGGTTGATCTCCACGACCTGCTCGAAGGCATCCCGGGCCTCATCGTAGTTCTCCTTGGAATAGTTCTGAAGCCCCAGATCGTAATACCGCTGCTGTGCCTTCGGGTCCGCCGCGGGCCGGGCAGCGGGCTTTTGATGGGACGATGGCGGGGGCTGCGACCGGGCTGGTGCGTGTGTCTTCTTTACCGCGCAGCCGGGAAGGAGAATGGCCAACATTGCCAAGAGAAGGATCGTGCGAAGCAGCATTGATTTTCTTCTTTTCATACGTGAACAATGCGAAGTGTACCGCTGATTCGGTATCCCGATATCTGC is a window encoding:
- a CDS encoding DUF4382 domain-containing protein translates to MPTGAATVSVTDAPGDFDHVYITVKDIWFHASDVADPRAGDWLRYPLTTPVTIDLLSLANGNMQALWSNIQLPIGTYRQIRIFLEPTYDSTLPAGTYHNYVVVGGNTYPLFVPDFDHGISLIGAFNITFGGTLRLAIDFDAGEDIVEFHEGLDYVLKPRLAYFDLDKAGAIKGQISSSGSLTTPDFVIKAEKLVTDGTSTYHAIQRWTMPDASGNFVLYPISAATKTYDIVVRGLGHQTVIIKGVPVTRGTTPSTATDLGLITMMTATNPDYTVAGAIASPTGAWVQFYQTLPNAGEYPYEIRFRHFNPLYGGFKQTFALSADPVHVGTYISSGLVSALTTTDPVEGAGNFTAVAGAILYSRSTSTLVSAATTTVSFPTPLTVVSPYKGNSVTGSIVMSNPGKMNAKMDRGLLFAVNGGMIVDAIRVDSQMTGTGSSAYTLSNLAGGSTGTPLPGAFYGIDAVGWLSSAPTGTYRSIGIPTIVDLRTGNDTADIAMLPLW
- a CDS encoding c(7)-type cytochrome triheme domain-containing protein, which encodes MALCFLAANALAVPIGVKLTFDGKGAGAVVFDGTLHASKGLTCADCHDRQGLIPAMFEMKRNTSFISMRKIEMGMSCGNCHHVSMSDPSSCSYCHRKR
- a CDS encoding DUF4070 domain-containing protein produces the protein MKLLLVYPKYPTTFWSFKYALKFISKKASLPPLGLLTVAAMLPAEWEQRLVDLNVKHLTDADLRWADYVLVSAMSIQKESALSVIARCKALGVRVIAGGPLFTANPEDFDGVDHLVLNEAEITLPLFLEDLGNDKAKRIYTSPQWANLAATPAPRVDLLNMRKYASMNIQYSRGCPFDCDFCNITVLYGRVPRTKSADQVIAELNALYARGWRRGVFIVDDNFIGNKGKLKKEVLPALIGWMEERKHPFTLYTEVSINLADDEELMRLMVKAGFDQVFVGIESPNDESLAECSKLQNRNRDLIASVRKIQKAGLEVQAGFIVGFDKDPASIFERLIGFIQESGIVTAMVGLLNAPHGTKLYSRMKQEGRLTRAATGDNTDFSINFVPKMSSEALLNGYRSILNTIYSPKHYYARVKKFLKEYRPATKARSFRPQFSYIMAGFKSVVRLGIIGRERYYYWKLFFWSLFRKPRLFPLAITLSIYGFHFRKVFASHEKTLRAAALR
- a CDS encoding cysteine-rich small domain-containing protein, with translation MNYKFFTHQDCSFYPCHNLQEWKSCLFCWCPLYLLDCEGDFTYRNGVKDCSDCVIPHTEEGYDYVLGVVTSKVYGR
- a CDS encoding sulfite exporter TauE/SafE family protein: MQGFDLLLIGLAAVAGGLVNALAGGGTLITFPMLTAVGVPPVAANVTNTVALCPGYLGATFAQMKDLRGQGKRLWYLLPSGVLGGIAGGVLLLHTSDKTFRLLIPYLILLAVVLLAFQDRIRAWVTGRMSGTGHRHVHEAMAILPVAPAAVYGGYFGAGVSVMVLAVIGLVLDDSLTRLNALKQAISFSINIAAAIFFLFSGQVLWIAALIMAIGALAGGALGGRMAGRIKPTALRRIVIAVGLIVSLVYFVR
- a CDS encoding adenylate/guanylate cyclase domain-containing protein, whose product is MTPTPDSGGNGSSEAQGQASAKQPAVKKIPASPSQQAGRSAADTPSLTARLIRFLSSISVRYKIAGTLIIILSLAVVTLGVVTFTRQNAILRTEMKRRAATLAYQLASVGKEGLLTKQELPVASTIEDILKRDDVVYAMVADDDGRVFAHSDYSKKGIMLGAPGDLAALRSDIVLFQETHVNNESVLDAAAPIILKTKNLRIGIARVGLSQKALNEAITAQKRTYLWTALGFILAGLFGSFALARVMTKPLDSLAEGIQVVARGDLRKLVAVQSGDEIGKVTGVFNQMILSLREKLLMEKYLSQSTVLNIKEHRDVTQLKLGGERKYVTALFSDARGFTSLSEKMSPEDVVSLMNIYLNLQTAVVHQWGGIVDKFVGDEVMAIFDGPGMEINAVRAALEMQRCCASLNEARAAAGETTVSIGIGLNSGDVVMGNMGAEDHMDYTVIGDNINIAARLCGIAKPGQVLMSKAVAEAIGNQASWKELEPATLKGKNQPVWIAEPILVAGGARRYMRKTVDIPVTYWLEGFADETNKAVLKNISPAGCLMDVPTPIGIGSKLSVTLNLIEVGTITVRATVLHARKQDRQYAVGLGFDDLKDDIRHRIMKWIHQVNASIVEGLFL
- a CDS encoding tetratricopeptide repeat protein, whose product is MLLRTILLLAMLAILLPGCAVKKTHAPARSQPPPSSHQKPAARPAADPKAQQRYYDLGLQNYSKENYDEARDAFEQVVEINPNSSLGMKAQENIRKIDQILKTLKEIEKK